Proteins encoded in a region of the Planococcus shixiaomingii genome:
- a CDS encoding ABC transporter ATP-binding protein — protein sequence MAEIKIEHLQKTYDNGAIAVKDFNLHVKDGEFIVFVGPSGCGKSTTLRMIAGLEEITDGEFYINGKLMNEVQPKERDIAMVFQNYALYPHMSVFENIAFGLKLRKVKKQEIKKKVEDAAAILGLQPYLDKKPKVLSGGQRQRVALGRAIVRDAQVFLMDEPLSNLDAKLRVQMRAEIAKLHQRLQTTTIYVTHDQTEAMTMASRIVVMKDGLIQQVGTPKEVYDFPANRFVGSFIGSPAMNFFEGSLQNGTFIMGDRKLDIPAKQMEWLKSQNYDGSPVTLGIRPEHIHVSTEELSEIPISEFDAIITVSELTGAETILHALFADQEFVARVEADSKISPGHTVRLAFDMSHVHFFDAKNGDRIKQPANLVVEIS from the coding sequence ATGGCAGAAATAAAAATTGAGCATTTGCAAAAAACATATGACAACGGAGCTATTGCAGTGAAAGACTTTAATCTTCATGTTAAAGACGGAGAATTCATTGTCTTTGTTGGTCCTTCCGGCTGCGGAAAATCGACAACGCTGCGGATGATCGCGGGACTGGAAGAAATCACAGACGGTGAATTTTACATAAACGGCAAACTGATGAACGAAGTCCAGCCGAAAGAGCGGGATATCGCGATGGTATTTCAAAACTACGCTCTTTATCCTCATATGTCGGTTTTTGAAAACATTGCCTTCGGCTTGAAGCTTCGCAAAGTGAAGAAGCAAGAAATTAAGAAAAAAGTGGAAGATGCCGCGGCTATACTTGGCTTGCAGCCATACTTAGACAAAAAGCCGAAAGTTTTATCGGGTGGGCAGCGCCAGCGTGTAGCGTTAGGACGAGCCATTGTCCGGGATGCCCAAGTCTTTTTGATGGATGAACCTTTATCCAACTTGGATGCCAAGCTGCGGGTGCAGATGCGGGCGGAAATCGCTAAATTACATCAACGCTTACAAACGACGACCATTTACGTGACCCATGACCAAACGGAAGCCATGACAATGGCCAGTCGGATTGTCGTCATGAAAGATGGGCTAATCCAGCAGGTCGGAACTCCGAAAGAAGTCTATGACTTTCCTGCCAACCGATTTGTCGGAAGCTTTATAGGATCACCGGCCATGAATTTCTTCGAAGGCAGCCTTCAAAACGGTACGTTTATCATGGGAGACCGGAAGTTAGACATTCCGGCGAAACAAATGGAATGGCTGAAAAGCCAAAACTATGATGGATCCCCGGTCACTCTTGGCATTCGGCCGGAACATATCCATGTGAGCACAGAAGAGTTATCGGAGATTCCGATAAGTGAGTTTGATGCAATAATTACCGTATCGGAACTTACAGGAGCAGAAACCATTCTGCATGCACTTTTCGCGGATCAGGAATTTGTGGCACGCGTTGAGGCTGATTCGAAAATCAGCCCAGGGCATACGGTAAGGCTGGCATTCGACATGTCCCACGTTCATTTCTTTGATGCAAAAAATGGAGACCGCATCAAACAGCCGGCAAATTTAGTTGTAGAAATTTCATAA
- a CDS encoding ABC transporter substrate-binding protein: MDKMRGFILVLAALVLFLSGCAGFQTSNSNNEKNEQEGNTEGKTVIDFWTFWGSEIRKPIIEKIIADFNASQDEIEVKHTFLPFGDIWTKELAAIAAGDPPDVVINDINATALRGQKKQAMNLSQFLENDDISTRFYPELWDATLYEGDSYGIPFNTDTRVLFYNKDAFEEVGLDPEKPPTTWAELEEYAAKLDKKSGNDYDRVGFYPLWGIGYDVWLLNANGQNYFDEQNNFQIDTAKNEEVLNWLKTWKDRYGDDVVNSYQAQIDSQQGHPFFSGDLAMIAQTPTFYTQIRDYAKDLNFGVVELPEYEAGNGNTSWGGGFVAEIPEGSKNPEEAWEFIKYLTDVQAQEYWAVQNFDNVANIEAAETAAQSDEFTEDGTMVYEKAVENMEHTLLTPVPVVAPDFSSLINPNMDEFFLGSMTAKEALEKSQKDVESLIKKNQ, encoded by the coding sequence ATGGACAAAATGCGCGGCTTTATTCTTGTGCTTGCAGCACTGGTATTATTCCTTAGCGGTTGTGCCGGTTTCCAGACAAGCAACAGCAACAATGAAAAAAATGAGCAAGAAGGAAATACTGAAGGTAAAACCGTCATTGATTTTTGGACGTTCTGGGGATCGGAAATCCGCAAACCGATCATTGAAAAAATCATTGCAGACTTTAATGCTTCACAAGACGAAATTGAAGTTAAGCACACATTCTTGCCGTTTGGCGATATTTGGACGAAAGAACTTGCGGCAATCGCTGCCGGCGATCCGCCCGATGTCGTAATCAACGATATTAACGCAACTGCTCTTCGAGGACAAAAGAAACAAGCGATGAATTTATCACAGTTCCTGGAAAACGATGATATTTCAACTCGCTTCTATCCTGAACTTTGGGACGCTACTCTTTATGAAGGCGACTCTTACGGCATTCCATTCAATACCGATACTCGTGTTCTTTTCTATAACAAAGATGCCTTCGAAGAAGTAGGCTTAGATCCTGAAAAGCCGCCAACAACTTGGGCTGAACTTGAAGAGTATGCAGCTAAACTAGACAAAAAATCAGGCAATGATTACGACCGCGTCGGTTTTTATCCTCTATGGGGAATCGGCTATGACGTTTGGTTATTGAACGCCAACGGCCAAAACTATTTTGATGAGCAAAACAATTTCCAAATCGATACAGCGAAAAATGAAGAAGTTTTGAACTGGCTGAAGACTTGGAAAGACAGATATGGCGATGATGTTGTCAATTCTTATCAAGCGCAAATTGACAGCCAGCAAGGACATCCTTTCTTTAGCGGTGATTTAGCAATGATCGCCCAAACTCCTACTTTCTATACGCAAATCCGCGACTATGCAAAAGATTTAAATTTCGGTGTCGTCGAACTTCCAGAGTATGAAGCTGGAAATGGCAATACAAGCTGGGGCGGCGGTTTTGTTGCTGAGATTCCTGAAGGGTCGAAAAATCCTGAAGAAGCTTGGGAATTCATCAAATACTTAACGGACGTTCAAGCGCAGGAATACTGGGCTGTCCAAAACTTTGACAACGTTGCCAATATTGAAGCAGCAGAAACAGCAGCTCAATCTGATGAATTTACTGAAGATGGCACGATGGTATACGAAAAAGCAGTTGAAAACATGGAACATACTTTATTGACTCCAGTTCCGGTCGTGGCTCCAGATTTCAGCAGTTTGATCAATCCGAATATGGATGAATTCTTCCTCGGTTCTATGACAGCTAAAGAAGCATTGGAGAAATCCCAGAAAGATGTAGAAAGTTTAATCAAGAAAAACCAGTAA
- a CDS encoding carbohydrate ABC transporter permease yields the protein MGKKRLTMRRKESISGYIFVLPWIIGFLAFTAGPLVFSFAASFTNYNITSQMDFVGAENYQGLFTEDSLFWTSLWNTLYFVAISVPLTTIGAIFLSALLNQDIPGIRFFRTLYYLPAVLSGVGVYMLWMQLLDPGTGMVNLVLSWFGIDGPNWLFDPEWTKPSLIFMKLWSVGGAMLLYLASMQGVSKNLYEAAEIDGANTWKKFFHITIPMITPVIFFDVVTSLIGGFQIFQEAYVMSNNGEGGPANSLLFYNLYMWKQAFTNFNMGYAMAMSWILFVIVFILTIFNLKLAPRWVHYEGEEK from the coding sequence TTGGGGAAAAAAAGATTGACCATGCGGCGTAAAGAAAGCATCTCCGGCTATATTTTCGTATTGCCTTGGATTATCGGTTTTCTCGCTTTCACTGCGGGACCTTTGGTGTTTTCCTTTGCGGCCAGTTTCACAAATTACAATATTACATCTCAGATGGACTTTGTCGGAGCAGAAAATTACCAAGGGCTCTTCACAGAAGACAGTCTTTTTTGGACCTCACTTTGGAATACTCTGTATTTTGTAGCAATTTCAGTGCCATTAACGACCATCGGAGCGATTTTCCTATCGGCTCTTTTGAATCAGGACATTCCAGGCATCCGGTTTTTCCGCACGCTTTATTATTTGCCGGCTGTCTTGTCGGGGGTTGGCGTTTATATGCTGTGGATGCAGCTTCTCGACCCCGGCACCGGAATGGTCAACCTGGTCTTGAGTTGGTTTGGCATCGATGGACCTAACTGGCTGTTCGATCCCGAATGGACGAAACCTTCACTGATCTTCATGAAGCTTTGGAGTGTAGGCGGCGCAATGCTCTTGTACCTTGCAAGCATGCAGGGCGTTTCTAAAAATCTTTATGAAGCAGCGGAAATCGATGGAGCGAATACGTGGAAAAAATTCTTCCATATTACGATCCCGATGATTACGCCGGTCATTTTCTTTGATGTGGTGACAAGCCTCATTGGCGGGTTCCAGATTTTTCAGGAAGCATATGTCATGTCCAATAACGGTGAAGGCGGACCGGCAAACTCTTTGCTGTTCTACAATCTTTACATGTGGAAACAAGCCTTTACGAACTTTAACATGGGTTATGCAATGGCAATGTCGTGGATTTTGTTCGTCATTGTATTCATCCTGACAATATTCAATTTGAAACTCGCTCCTCGTTGGGTACATTACGAAGGGGAGGAGAAATAA
- a CDS encoding carbohydrate ABC transporter permease has product MDKPNEDLDYLDEVDSLKTLGKAEENPSFFEHRGNRKSILVIINFVLLAAGGLLILSPLWWMVSTSLKTMEEVMSFPPTFWPESWEFGNYLRTWEAAPFTRYTINTLTITMLVVIGNVLSNSFIAYGFAKIPFKGKNVLFAIVLATMMIPGFVTLIPQYVLFAKLNWINTYYPLIVPAFFGSAFNIFLLRQFYMTIPTELIEAAKMEGASHFYIWWKIGLPLTKPAIATVAIFSFNGAWNDFLGPLLYLNDENLYTLQIGLQVFKGQMSTQWNYLMAGSLLVLLPVILIFFFFQKYFIQGINLQSGGK; this is encoded by the coding sequence ATGGATAAACCAAATGAAGATCTTGATTATCTGGACGAAGTCGATAGTTTAAAGACCCTTGGCAAAGCTGAGGAAAATCCGAGTTTCTTCGAACACCGAGGAAACCGGAAAAGCATATTGGTAATCATCAATTTTGTCTTGCTCGCGGCGGGAGGATTGCTTATCCTTTCCCCTCTTTGGTGGATGGTTTCCACTTCCCTTAAAACGATGGAGGAAGTCATGTCCTTCCCTCCGACGTTTTGGCCGGAATCGTGGGAATTCGGCAACTACCTACGTACGTGGGAAGCCGCACCTTTCACGCGCTATACCATTAACACACTGACAATCACCATGCTTGTGGTAATTGGAAATGTGCTGTCCAATTCATTTATTGCTTACGGATTCGCGAAAATCCCTTTTAAGGGGAAAAACGTTCTGTTTGCAATCGTTTTGGCGACGATGATGATTCCAGGGTTCGTTACGTTAATCCCGCAATACGTTCTTTTTGCCAAACTGAATTGGATCAACACGTATTATCCGCTGATTGTGCCTGCTTTTTTCGGAAGTGCATTTAATATCTTCCTGCTTCGCCAATTTTACATGACGATACCGACAGAATTGATCGAAGCGGCCAAGATGGAAGGCGCCAGCCATTTCTATATTTGGTGGAAAATTGGATTGCCATTGACGAAACCGGCAATCGCCACAGTCGCCATCTTCTCATTCAACGGCGCGTGGAACGATTTTCTCGGACCGCTTTTGTACTTGAATGACGAAAACCTGTACACGCTGCAAATCGGCTTGCAAGTATTCAAAGGCCAAATGAGCACTCAGTGGAACTACCTGATGGCTGGCTCGCTTCTCGTGCTGCTGCCCGTCATCCTAATCTTCTTCTTTTTCCAGAAATACTTTATCCAGGGCATCAATCTACAGTCCGGAGGAAAATAA
- the rlmN gene encoding 23S rRNA (adenine(2503)-C(2))-methyltransferase RlmN, giving the protein MKNSIYGLTLDQLKEWFLENGQKKYRAEQVWDWLYIKRVTEFSEMNNLSKDCIQLLEDNFAIQTLKETVKQESADGTIKFLFQMQDGNLIETVLMRFKYGNSVCVTTQVGCNIGCSFCASGLLKKSRDLTAGEIVEQIMKVQAHFDTQNKDERVSHIVVMGIGEPFDNYTNLMGFLNVVNSPKGLAIGARHITVSTSGIVPKIYDYADEGLQVNLAISIHAPTNELRSRIMKINKAYPIEKLMAAIDYYLEKSNRRITFEYILLRDVNDHVEEANQLAKLLEDKRHLSYVNLIPYNAVDEHDQYKQSTPEAISAFYDALKKKGINCGVRHEQGADIDAACGQLRSKQIKKEKTTV; this is encoded by the coding sequence ATGAAAAATTCCATCTATGGATTGACGTTAGATCAACTAAAAGAATGGTTTTTGGAAAATGGACAAAAGAAATACCGGGCCGAACAAGTTTGGGACTGGTTATATATTAAACGCGTTACTGAATTCTCAGAGATGAACAACCTTTCAAAAGACTGCATTCAGCTGTTGGAAGACAACTTTGCGATCCAAACGTTGAAGGAAACGGTTAAGCAAGAATCAGCAGATGGGACGATCAAATTCCTATTCCAGATGCAGGATGGCAACTTGATTGAAACGGTTTTGATGCGTTTCAAATACGGCAACTCGGTTTGTGTAACGACTCAAGTCGGCTGTAACATCGGCTGCAGTTTTTGCGCAAGTGGACTGTTGAAAAAAAGCCGCGATTTGACTGCGGGCGAAATTGTTGAGCAGATCATGAAGGTGCAAGCTCACTTTGACACTCAGAATAAAGACGAGCGCGTCAGCCACATCGTTGTTATGGGCATCGGCGAACCGTTTGATAACTACACGAACTTGATGGGCTTCTTAAACGTTGTCAATTCACCAAAAGGACTGGCAATTGGAGCTCGCCACATCACTGTTTCAACAAGCGGCATCGTACCGAAAATCTACGATTATGCAGACGAAGGCTTGCAAGTGAACTTGGCGATTTCAATTCATGCGCCAACCAACGAATTGCGTTCACGCATTATGAAAATCAACAAAGCATACCCAATCGAGAAATTGATGGCTGCCATCGACTATTACCTAGAAAAATCAAACCGCCGCATTACGTTTGAGTATATTTTATTGCGTGATGTCAACGATCATGTAGAAGAAGCCAACCAATTGGCGAAGCTATTGGAAGACAAACGCCATCTGTCATACGTTAACTTGATTCCTTACAATGCGGTTGACGAGCACGACCAGTACAAGCAAAGCACGCCGGAAGCCATCAGCGCGTTCTACGATGCGTTGAAGAAAAAAGGCATCAATTGCGGAGTCCGCCACGAACAAGGCGCCGACATCGACGCAGCTTGCGGACAATTGCGAAGCAAGCAAATCAAAAAAGAAAAAACGACTGTATAA
- a CDS encoding VOC family protein, whose product MGVITHVGLAVPNLEQAIDWYSKVFGFYVLAGPFEFDEKDAKLPNMTKDLLGGKVKKMRNVHLMSSGGVGIELFEFQQPTFEEEPLPAHSGFFHICLIVDDLVETIERIVQYGGEQTSRIWNLAEGKPYYLVYTKDPFGHTIELYSRSTSEMYGGK is encoded by the coding sequence ATGGGCGTAATCACCCATGTCGGCCTTGCAGTTCCCAACTTAGAGCAAGCCATCGATTGGTACAGCAAAGTATTCGGCTTTTACGTACTTGCCGGGCCCTTTGAATTTGATGAAAAAGATGCAAAACTGCCTAATATGACGAAAGATTTGTTAGGCGGAAAAGTCAAGAAAATGCGCAATGTGCACTTAATGTCTTCGGGTGGCGTCGGAATTGAATTATTCGAATTCCAGCAACCTACTTTTGAAGAAGAGCCACTTCCTGCACACTCCGGATTTTTCCACATTTGCCTTATTGTCGATGACCTTGTGGAAACAATAGAGCGAATTGTCCAGTACGGCGGTGAACAGACAAGCAGAATTTGGAACCTTGCTGAAGGAAAGCCTTATTATTTGGTTTATACAAAAGATCCATTCGGGCATACAATTGAATTGTATTCGCGCAGCACTTCCGAAATGTATGGCGGAAAATAA
- a CDS encoding acetyl-CoA hydrolase/transferase family protein gives MNQQLNRIKALKLQERIVSPEEAASWIQDGMTLGLSGFTRAGDVKAVPFALVERAETEKFKVNVFTGASLGSGIDKLFAEAGIVNKRLPFQADPAMRKKINEGDMLFVDHHLSHTAEWIRTGVVGPIDFAIVEALSITEDGMIIPTTSVGNSAIFAKHANNIIVEINMAQPELFEGIHDIYDTGKQGDRSPIPLTSASDRIGTIGIPVDLEKVRGIVFTHQKDSASTIVQPDAETEVMATHLLDFLRSEVSAGRLTEKLAPLQSGIGSVANAVLHGMVDSEFKNLEVYSEVLQDAVFDLMDAGKVDFASCCSITLSEPKMEQVFGDFEKYRDKIVLRPQEISNHPEIIRRLGLISINTALEFDIYGNVNSTHVSGTKMMNGIGGSGDFARNARLAIFVTKSIAKDGKISSIVPFVSHVDHTEHDVDVVVTEQGYADLRGLAPRERVTAIIENCAHPLYRAQLQEYYEEALTRGGQTPHVLEKAFSWHASFAQTGTMLQQKEQLI, from the coding sequence ATGAATCAGCAATTAAATCGCATTAAAGCTCTTAAACTGCAGGAGCGGATAGTATCACCAGAAGAAGCGGCATCGTGGATCCAAGATGGCATGACGCTTGGGCTCAGCGGCTTTACACGAGCTGGGGACGTAAAAGCTGTCCCTTTTGCGCTTGTAGAACGGGCAGAGACTGAAAAGTTTAAAGTGAATGTCTTTACGGGAGCGTCATTGGGCTCCGGCATCGATAAATTGTTCGCGGAAGCGGGGATTGTAAACAAGCGCCTGCCATTCCAGGCAGACCCGGCCATGCGCAAGAAGATCAACGAGGGTGATATGCTGTTTGTCGATCACCACTTGTCGCATACGGCAGAATGGATTCGGACCGGTGTGGTCGGACCTATTGATTTTGCTATCGTCGAAGCGCTTTCGATAACTGAAGACGGCATGATCATTCCGACGACGTCTGTCGGCAACTCGGCAATTTTTGCCAAACACGCCAATAACATCATCGTGGAAATCAACATGGCCCAGCCGGAACTTTTCGAAGGGATTCATGACATTTACGACACTGGGAAACAAGGCGACCGCTCACCGATTCCGTTGACTAGTGCTAGTGATCGAATTGGCACCATCGGCATTCCCGTCGATTTGGAAAAAGTCCGCGGCATCGTCTTCACGCATCAAAAAGATTCAGCATCGACTATCGTTCAGCCGGATGCCGAGACGGAAGTTATGGCAACGCACTTGCTGGACTTTCTGCGCTCGGAAGTCAGCGCGGGCCGGTTGACCGAAAAACTAGCACCGCTGCAATCAGGCATCGGTTCTGTTGCCAATGCGGTGTTGCACGGAATGGTCGACTCAGAGTTTAAAAACTTGGAAGTCTATTCGGAAGTGCTTCAGGACGCGGTGTTCGATTTGATGGATGCGGGAAAAGTCGATTTTGCTTCCTGTTGTTCGATTACTCTTTCAGAACCGAAAATGGAGCAAGTTTTCGGGGATTTCGAGAAATACCGAGATAAAATTGTCTTGCGGCCGCAGGAGATATCGAACCATCCGGAAATTATTCGCCGCCTCGGGTTGATTTCGATCAACACGGCTTTGGAATTCGACATTTACGGCAACGTCAACTCGACACACGTTTCCGGCACGAAAATGATGAACGGCATTGGGGGCTCCGGTGATTTTGCCCGCAACGCGCGCCTCGCAATCTTCGTCACCAAATCGATCGCCAAAGACGGCAAAATCTCGAGCATCGTGCCATTCGTCTCGCACGTGGACCATACCGAGCACGACGTGGACGTTGTCGTGACGGAGCAAGGTTACGCGGATTTGCGAGGGCTTGCGCCGCGTGAGCGCGTCACAGCAATCATTGAAAACTGCGCACATCCGTTGTACCGAGCGCAGCTGCAGGAGTATTACGAAGAAGCTTTAACCCGCGGGGGACAGACGCCGCATGTTCTGGAAAAAGCGTTTTCCTGGCATGCTAGCTTTGCCCAAACGGGGACAATGCTTCAACAAAAAGAACAGCTTATTTAA
- a CDS encoding LytTR family DNA-binding domain-containing protein, which produces MKKFTQDSLLDVIGELFSDEISIAVSNMQEYVYYRPSKRVDLKIKPGDAVKKGTIAHKALATKQKASEFIDREVFGVPYHGMAVPFEHEGELHGCVMAIYPSFTEGKSVVTVKSPDGWKPIPFVEVKYLEVKDRKTLVHAEGFSGTNKNSLQQFEYLLPRDSFIRCHRSFIVNVHHIEEIYPDTHSTFVLMMNNGERIPVSQSYSSYFRKLLAF; this is translated from the coding sequence ATGAAGAAGTTCACTCAAGATTCGCTGCTGGATGTGATAGGGGAATTGTTTTCCGATGAAATTTCGATAGCGGTTTCGAATATGCAGGAATATGTTTACTATAGACCGAGCAAGCGCGTTGATCTGAAGATCAAGCCCGGAGATGCAGTGAAAAAAGGCACGATTGCACATAAGGCGTTGGCTACAAAGCAAAAGGCATCTGAATTTATTGACCGGGAAGTGTTCGGGGTTCCATATCATGGCATGGCTGTGCCATTTGAACACGAAGGCGAACTCCACGGCTGCGTCATGGCCATTTATCCTTCGTTCACGGAAGGAAAATCCGTCGTCACGGTAAAGAGCCCGGATGGCTGGAAGCCGATTCCGTTTGTAGAGGTGAAGTATTTGGAAGTCAAGGACCGGAAAACGCTTGTCCATGCAGAAGGATTTTCAGGAACGAATAAAAATTCTCTGCAGCAATTTGAATACTTGCTGCCGCGCGATTCGTTTATCCGCTGCCACCGGTCTTTCATTGTAAATGTCCATCATATAGAAGAAATATATCCAGATACGCATTCTACTTTTGTCTTGATGATGAATAATGGGGAGCGAATCCCGGTCAGCCAATCGTATTCCAGTTATTTCAGGAAGCTGCTGGCGTTTTAA
- a CDS encoding acetyl-CoA hydrolase/transferase family protein has protein sequence MENSIQRIKAIQLQDRVVEAETAASWIQDGMTLGLSGFTRAGDAKAIPFALIDRAESESFKVNVYSGASLGSDIDKLFAEAGIVNKRLPFQADPAMRRKINEGDMLFVDHHLSHTAEWIKANVTEPIDFAVVEALSITEDGMIIPTTSVGNSALFVKHAKNVIVEINLDQPELFEGIHDIYDTGKQGERSPIPLTKADDRIGTIGIPVDLEKVRGIVFTRQEDSPSPIVPPDAETEIMAGHLLDFLRSEVRAGRLTENLAPLQSGIGSVANAVLNGLIDSEFTGLNVYSEVLQDAVFDLIDAGKVDFASSSSITLSKAKMEEVYNNFEKYRDKIVLRPQEISNHPEIIRRLGLISINTALEFDIYGNVNSTHVSGTKMMNGIGGSGDFARNARLGIFVTKSIAKDGKISSIVPFVSHIDHTEHDVDVVVTEQGYADLRNLAPRERVNLIIDNCMHPMYREQMRAYYEEALTRGGQTPHVLEKAFSWHTNLAQTGSMLQKETVKA, from the coding sequence ATGGAAAACAGCATTCAACGTATCAAAGCTATTCAATTACAGGACCGAGTTGTGGAAGCAGAGACAGCGGCATCGTGGATTCAAGACGGCATGACGCTTGGGCTCAGTGGCTTTACCCGTGCAGGGGATGCAAAAGCGATTCCGTTTGCATTGATTGACCGGGCAGAATCGGAGAGTTTCAAAGTGAATGTATATAGCGGGGCCTCTCTAGGCTCTGATATCGATAAATTGTTCGCGGAAGCCGGGATTGTGAACAAGCGTTTGCCGTTTCAGGCAGATCCAGCCATGCGCAGAAAAATCAACGAGGGCGATATGTTGTTTGTCGACCATCATTTGTCGCATACTGCAGAGTGGATCAAAGCAAATGTCACAGAACCGATAGACTTCGCTGTTGTCGAAGCGCTTTCGATTACAGAAGACGGCATGATCATTCCGACGACGTCTGTCGGAAACTCGGCACTTTTTGTTAAACATGCGAAAAATGTCATTGTGGAAATAAATTTAGACCAGCCTGAACTTTTCGAAGGCATTCATGATATATATGACACTGGGAAACAAGGCGAACGTTCACCGATTCCATTGACTAAAGCTGATGACCGGATTGGCACAATCGGCATTCCAGTGGATTTGGAGAAAGTTAGAGGGATCGTCTTTACGCGCCAGGAGGATTCTCCTTCTCCGATTGTTCCGCCGGACGCTGAAACAGAAATTATGGCCGGCCATTTACTGGATTTCCTTCGCTCAGAAGTACGTGCAGGCCGGTTGACCGAAAACTTGGCACCGCTGCAATCGGGCATCGGTTCGGTTGCGAACGCGGTGTTAAACGGGCTGATTGATTCGGAGTTCACGGGTTTGAATGTTTACTCTGAAGTATTGCAGGATGCGGTATTCGATTTGATTGACGCAGGAAAAGTCGACTTCGCATCAAGTTCTTCCATTACCTTGTCAAAAGCTAAAATGGAAGAGGTTTATAACAACTTCGAGAAATACCGCGACAAGATTGTACTAAGGCCGCAGGAAATTTCGAACCATCCGGAAATCATCCGACGCCTAGGGTTGATTTCAATCAATACAGCCCTTGAGTTCGACATTTACGGCAACGTCAACTCAACACACGTCTCGGGCACGAAAATGATGAACGGCATCGGTGGATCCGGCGACTTTGCGCGAAATGCGCGATTGGGAATTTTCGTTACCAAATCAATTGCCAAAGACGGCAAGATCTCGAGCATCGTACCGTTCGTCTCGCACATCGATCACACTGAGCACGACGTGGACGTTGTCGTGACGGAACAAGGATATGCCGACTTGCGTAACCTTGCACCGCGTGAGCGTGTGAACTTAATCATCGACAACTGCATGCATCCGATGTACCGTGAGCAAATGCGTGCGTATTACGAAGAGGCATTGACACGCGGCGGGCAGACACCGCATGTGCTGGAAAAAGCGTTCTCTTGGCATACAAACCTTGCCCAAACGGGTTCGATGCTTCAAAAAGAAACAGTTAAAGCCTAA